In a genomic window of Glycine max cultivar Williams 82 chromosome 13, Glycine_max_v4.0, whole genome shotgun sequence:
- the LOC100791327 gene encoding protein RTF1 homolog: MADLENLLLEAAGRTGTAGRNRHSLPPSRRRHDGAYSDGGSDSRDDDSDDELNYASRKPSGSQVPLKKRLDPTERDDDLGSQEEADDDGRSDHDGDSSDESNIGDDLYKDEDDRRKLSEMTELQREMILSDRATKKDDKNLLGKIASKREKGKAAAPRKQSPPMSSSRMRASARSADRSAKNDALNELRAKRLKQQDPEAHRRLREASRNAGPRHFSPPKRKTFTSTSLSSSSHSESESRSHSDDEGSTGDGGIADSDDDRALAGSEGPSFQDIKEITIRRSKLAKWFMEPFFEELIVGCFVRVGIGRSKTGPIYRLCMVKNVDASEPDRQYKLENKTTYKYLNVVWGNESSAARWQMAMVSDSAPMEEEFKQWVKEVDCSGGRMPSKQDVLEKKQAIQKAITFVYSAATVKQMLQEKKSASTRPLNVAAEKDRLRRELEIAQSKHDEAEVERIKTRLQELEASRQAKQKDAKALKLAEMNRKNRFENFKNASELKPVNIGLKAGEAGYDPFSRRWTRSRNYYAAKPGEKAAAGNNIVNGNVAGAGSNATGAPVTAEAGMVATAAALEAAAGAGKLVDTSAPVDQGTESNMLHNFELPISLALLQKYGGAPGAQAGFMARKQRIESTVGFRVSENDGRRHALTLTVSDYKRRRGLL, encoded by the coding sequence ATGGCCGATTTGGAGAATTTGCTTTTGGAGGCTGCGGGGAGAACTGGTACAGCTGGTAGAAATCGTCATTCTCTTCCACCTTCAAGGAGACGACATGATGGCGCCTATTCAGATGGTGGGAGTGATTCTAGGGATGACGATTCAGATGACGAACTCAATTATGCAAGCAGAAAGCCCTCTGGATCACAAGTTCCTCTGAAGAAAAGACTAGATCCAACAGAAAGAGATGATGATTTAGGCAGTCAGGAAGAAGCAGATGATGATGGTCGCAGCGATCATGATGGTGATAGCAGTGATGAATCAAATATTGGCGATGATCTCTACAAGGATGAGGATGACAGGCGAAAGCTTTCTGAGATGACTGAACTTCAAAGAGAGATGATCTTATCGGACAGGGCTACAAAAAAGGATGATAAAAATTTGTTGGGAAAGATAGCATCAAAGCGTGAGAAAGGAAAGGCAGCAGCACCCAGAAAACAGTCTCCCCCCATGTCGTCATCGCGCATGCGTGCATCAGCCAGATCTGCTGACAGGTCAGCCAAGAATGATGCGTTAAATGAATTGCGTGCAAAGCGATTGAAACAGCAAGATCCGGAAGCTCACCGGAGACTGAGAGAGGCATCAAGAAATGCAGGGCCCCGGCATTTTTCTCCGCCAAAGCGCAAAACGTTCACATCAACAAGTCTCAGTAGTTCAAGTCATAGTGAGAGTGAAAGTAGGTCCCATAGTGACGATGAAGGGTCAACTGGGGATGGAGGAATTGCTGACAGTGATGATGACAGGGCACTAGCTGGGTCTGAGGGTCCATCATTTCAGGATATAAAGGAAATAACTATTCGCAGATCAAAACTTGCCAAATGGTTTATGGAGCCTTTCTTTGAGGAGTTAATAGTTGGTTGCTTTGTAAGAGTGGGAATTGGTAGATCAAAAACTGGACCAATCTACCGACTCTGCATGGTGAAAAATGTTGATGCTTCAGAACCTGATCGACagtataaattagaaaataaaactacCTACAAGTATTTGAATGTTGTTTGGGGAAATGAAAGTTCTGCTGCTAGGTGGCAAATGGCTATGGTTAGTGACTCTGCTCCAATGGAAGAGGAGTTCAAACAGTGGGTTAAGGAAGTAGATTGCAGTGGCGGCCGGATGCCAAGTAAACAAGACGTGCTAGAAAAAAAGCAAGCTATCCAAAAAGCCATCACATTTGTCTACTCAGCGGCTACTGTGAAGCAGATGTTACAAGAGAAAAAGTCTGCCTCAACAAGGCCACTGAATGTTGCTGCTGAGAAGGATCGGCTGAGGAGGGAATTGGAAATAGCACAAAGTAAGCATGATGAGGCAGAAGTGGAGAGGATCAAGACAAGACTGCAAGAATTAGAGGCATCGAGACAAGCAAAGCAGAAGGATGCCAAGGCATTGAAACTGGCTGagatgaatagaaaaaacaggTTTGAGAACTTCAAGAATGCTTCTGAATTGAAGCCAGTGAATATAGGTTTGAAAGCAGGGGAGGCAGGTTATGATCCATTTTCAAGGAGATGGACTAGATCAAGGAATTACTATGCTGCAAAACCTGGTGAAAAGGCTGCAGCTGGAAATAATATTGTCAATGGCAATGTGGCTGGTGCTGGCAGCAATGCAACAGGAGCACCAGTGACAGCCGAGGCTGGCATGGTGGCTACCGCTGCTGCCTTGGAAGCTGCTGCTGGTGCTGGGAAGTTGGTGGATACAAGTGCTCCTGTGGATCAAGGGACAGAGTCAAATATGCTGCACAATTTCGAGCTGCCAATTTCATTAGCATTACTTCAAAAGTATGGTGGGGCTCCAGGAGCTCAGGCAGGATTTATggcaagaaaacaaagaatagAATCAACAGTTGGATTTAGAGTCTCTGAAAATGATGGTAGGAGGCATGCGTTGACGCTGACAGTCAGTGATTACAAAAGAAGAAGAGGGCTTCTTTGA
- the LOC100797656 gene encoding splicing factor 3B subunit 2 isoform X2 yields the protein MAAETFTYQNGVVSNADQDANSNSSATKKSRENERRRRRRKQKKKNNKASKEPTEDGDDATENTDPQQVVEQVEIEYVPERAELDEGLDEEFRKIFEKFSFGEVTGSEDNDKKDESVENATTNKKADSDSEEEENDNEQKEKGISNKKKKLQRRMKIAELKQICSRPDVVEVWDATASDPKLLVFLKSYRNTVPVPRHWCQKRKFLQGKRGIEKLPFQLPDFIAATGIEKIRQAYIEKEDSKKLKQKQRERMQPKMGKMDIDYQVLHDAFFKYQTKPKLTSLGELYHEGKEFEVKLREMKPGMLSHELKEALGMPEGAPPPWLINMQRYGPPPSYPHLKIPGLNAPIPPGASFGYHPGGWGKPPVDEYGRPLYGDVFGVHQQDQPNYEEEPVDKTKHWGDLEEEEEEEEEEEEEEEEEEMEEEELEAGIQSVDSLSSTPTGVETPDVIDLRKQQRKEPEKPLYQVLEEKEEKIAPGTLLGTTHTYVVNTGTQDKSGAKRVDLLRGQKSDKVDVTLLPEELDAMENVLPAKYEEAREEEKLRNQREDFSDMVAENEKRKKRKMQEKEGKSKRNKEFKF from the exons ATGGCCGCGGAAACGTTTACGTATCAGAACGGCGTCGTTTCTAACGCCGATCAAGATGCCAACTCCAACTCCTCAGCCACAAAAAAATCCCGGGAGAACGAGCGCCGGCGCCGGCGCCggaagcagaagaagaagaacaacaagGCCTCTAAGGAACCGACCGAAGACGGTGACGACGCGACGGAAAATACCGATCCGCAGCAG GTTGTTGAACAAGTTGAAATTGAATATGTACCAGAGAGGGCAGAGCTAGATGAAGGCTTAGATGAAGAATTCAGAAAAATCTTTGAGAAATTTAGTTTTGGTGAAGTTACTGGTTCCGAG GATAATGATAAGAAGGATGAGTCTGTTGAGAATGCAACTACCAATAAGAAAGCAGACTCGGATTCTGAAgaggaagaaaatgataatgagcaaaaagagaaaggcatctcaaacaagaagaaaaag CTTCAACGCCGGATGAAGATTGCAGAACTGAAACAGATTTGCTCCAGGCCTGATGTTGTTGAG gTGTGGGATGCTACTGCATCAGATCCAAAGTTGCTAGTATTCTTGAAATCTTATCGAAATACTGTACCTGTACCTAGGCATTGGTGTCAAAAgagaaaatttttgcag GGTAAAAGAGGTATAGAGAAACTTCCCTTTCAGCTTCCTGATTTCATTGCTGCCACAGGAATTGAGAAAATCAGACAG GCTTATATTGAGAAAGAAGACAGTAAAAAGCTGAAGCAAAAGCAAAGAGAACGCATGCAACCAAAAATGGGGAAAATGGATATTGATTATCAG GTtcttcatgatgcattctttaAATATCAGACAAAGCCAAAGCTGACATCTCTTGGGGAACTATATCATGAAGGAAAAGAATTCGAG GTAAAGTTGAGAGAGATGAAACCTGGCATGTTATCACATGAATTAAAAGAAGCTCTTGGTATGCCTGAGGGTGCTCCTCCACCATGGCTTATTAATATGCAG AGATATGGTCCTCCTCCATCTTATCCTCATCTGAAGATCCCAGGCTTGAATGCTCCCATTCCCCCTGGAGCTAGTTTTGGTTACCATCCCGGTGGCTGGGGCAAGCCTCCTGTTGATGaa TATGGCCGTCCACTTTATGGAGATGTTTTTGGTGTTCATCAACAAGATCAGCCTAATTATGAG GAAGAGCCGGTTGATAAGACCAAACACTGGGGTGATttggaggaagaggaggaggaggaggaagaggaagaagaggaggaagaagaagaagaaatggagGAGGAGGAACTTGAAGCTGGTATTCAGTCTGTTGATAGTTTGTCTAG CACTCCCACTGGAGTGGAGACACCTGATGTTATTGACCTTCGTAAGCAGCAGAGGAAGGAACCTGAAAAGCCTCTTTATCAA GTACTTGAAGAGAAGGAGGAAAAAATTGCTCCAGGAACTTTGCTTGGAACTACACACAC TTATGTGGTTAACACTGGCACCCAGGACAAGTCAGGGGCTAAAAGG GTTGATTTACTTAGAGGACAAAAGTCAGATAAAGTGGATGTCACTTTACTGCCAGAAGAGTTGGATGCCATGGAAAATGTTTTACCCGCGAA GTATGAAGAAGCAAGGGAGGAAGAGAAGTTACGAAATCAGCGTGAGGATTTCAGTGACATGGTGGCAGAG AatgagaagaggaagaagagaaagatgcaAGAAAAGGAGGGCAAGTCCAAGAGGAATAAGGAGTTTAAGTTCTAA
- the LOC100797656 gene encoding splicing factor 3B subunit 2 isoform X1, with protein sequence MAAETFTYQNGVVSNADQDANSNSSATKKSRENERRRRRRKQKKKNNKASKEPTEDGDDATENTDPQQVVEQVEIEYVPERAELDEGLDEEFRKIFEKFSFGEVTGSEDNDKKDESVENATTNKKADSDSEEEENDNEQKEKGISNKKKKLQRRMKIAELKQICSRPDVVEVWDATASDPKLLVFLKSYRNTVPVPRHWCQKRKFLQGKRGIEKLPFQLPDFIAATGIEKIRQAYIEKEDSKKLKQKQRERMQPKMGKMDIDYQVLHDAFFKYQTKPKLTSLGELYHEGKEFELFAVLLMLLVAGAIRVICLLEYQVKLREMKPGMLSHELKEALGMPEGAPPPWLINMQRYGPPPSYPHLKIPGLNAPIPPGASFGYHPGGWGKPPVDEYGRPLYGDVFGVHQQDQPNYEEEPVDKTKHWGDLEEEEEEEEEEEEEEEEEEMEEEELEAGIQSVDSLSSTPTGVETPDVIDLRKQQRKEPEKPLYQVLEEKEEKIAPGTLLGTTHTYVVNTGTQDKSGAKRVDLLRGQKSDKVDVTLLPEELDAMENVLPAKYEEAREEEKLRNQREDFSDMVAENEKRKKRKMQEKEGKSKRNKEFKF encoded by the exons ATGGCCGCGGAAACGTTTACGTATCAGAACGGCGTCGTTTCTAACGCCGATCAAGATGCCAACTCCAACTCCTCAGCCACAAAAAAATCCCGGGAGAACGAGCGCCGGCGCCGGCGCCggaagcagaagaagaagaacaacaagGCCTCTAAGGAACCGACCGAAGACGGTGACGACGCGACGGAAAATACCGATCCGCAGCAG GTTGTTGAACAAGTTGAAATTGAATATGTACCAGAGAGGGCAGAGCTAGATGAAGGCTTAGATGAAGAATTCAGAAAAATCTTTGAGAAATTTAGTTTTGGTGAAGTTACTGGTTCCGAG GATAATGATAAGAAGGATGAGTCTGTTGAGAATGCAACTACCAATAAGAAAGCAGACTCGGATTCTGAAgaggaagaaaatgataatgagcaaaaagagaaaggcatctcaaacaagaagaaaaag CTTCAACGCCGGATGAAGATTGCAGAACTGAAACAGATTTGCTCCAGGCCTGATGTTGTTGAG gTGTGGGATGCTACTGCATCAGATCCAAAGTTGCTAGTATTCTTGAAATCTTATCGAAATACTGTACCTGTACCTAGGCATTGGTGTCAAAAgagaaaatttttgcag GGTAAAAGAGGTATAGAGAAACTTCCCTTTCAGCTTCCTGATTTCATTGCTGCCACAGGAATTGAGAAAATCAGACAG GCTTATATTGAGAAAGAAGACAGTAAAAAGCTGAAGCAAAAGCAAAGAGAACGCATGCAACCAAAAATGGGGAAAATGGATATTGATTATCAG GTtcttcatgatgcattctttaAATATCAGACAAAGCCAAAGCTGACATCTCTTGGGGAACTATATCATGAAGGAAAAGAATTCGAG TTGTTTGCAGTATTGCTTATGTTGCTGGTGGCTGGTGCTATTAGGGTAATCTGCCTTCTTGAGTACCAG GTAAAGTTGAGAGAGATGAAACCTGGCATGTTATCACATGAATTAAAAGAAGCTCTTGGTATGCCTGAGGGTGCTCCTCCACCATGGCTTATTAATATGCAG AGATATGGTCCTCCTCCATCTTATCCTCATCTGAAGATCCCAGGCTTGAATGCTCCCATTCCCCCTGGAGCTAGTTTTGGTTACCATCCCGGTGGCTGGGGCAAGCCTCCTGTTGATGaa TATGGCCGTCCACTTTATGGAGATGTTTTTGGTGTTCATCAACAAGATCAGCCTAATTATGAG GAAGAGCCGGTTGATAAGACCAAACACTGGGGTGATttggaggaagaggaggaggaggaggaagaggaagaagaggaggaagaagaagaagaaatggagGAGGAGGAACTTGAAGCTGGTATTCAGTCTGTTGATAGTTTGTCTAG CACTCCCACTGGAGTGGAGACACCTGATGTTATTGACCTTCGTAAGCAGCAGAGGAAGGAACCTGAAAAGCCTCTTTATCAA GTACTTGAAGAGAAGGAGGAAAAAATTGCTCCAGGAACTTTGCTTGGAACTACACACAC TTATGTGGTTAACACTGGCACCCAGGACAAGTCAGGGGCTAAAAGG GTTGATTTACTTAGAGGACAAAAGTCAGATAAAGTGGATGTCACTTTACTGCCAGAAGAGTTGGATGCCATGGAAAATGTTTTACCCGCGAA GTATGAAGAAGCAAGGGAGGAAGAGAAGTTACGAAATCAGCGTGAGGATTTCAGTGACATGGTGGCAGAG AatgagaagaggaagaagagaaagatgcaAGAAAAGGAGGGCAAGTCCAAGAGGAATAAGGAGTTTAAGTTCTAA